A genomic window from Silene latifolia isolate original U9 population chromosome Y, ASM4854445v1, whole genome shotgun sequence includes:
- the LOC141630391 gene encoding F-box/FBD/LRR-repeat protein At4g26340-like, with protein MVVSKELEVDRISALSNELVALILSFLQMKDVMKTCILCSRWKYIWTKVPILDFSGFHVSHSLLPSFKSFVYKALLLNDALLLRRFSMDHLDEFEDFHVNSWVWSVMSRNVVEISLSTSVFKQKRLVEAVFSSETLQVLKLNGRFVLPSVIPSVQNLPNLELLHLIDVAFEQNDSLPALLSVCPRLKQVLLRRCLGPNEVHIQSSSLRKLEIISRADDKKVVLNLPKLEYISFTQARSCCEIKAVEPLSCLVDAVLNGPWNGHGRGIIDLLHQSSKLKTLTLAQLMVNHSLEHGGAKLPVFINLSLLECTDDSWEPVVYFLTLPENTPKCLAHSLRFVEINDFCGYGSHLKLAEYILTYAEVLKVMKIYTAREDWHKEMDGLMKLFSVDRASTH; from the exons ATGGTAGTGTCAAAAGAATTGGAAGTGGATAGGATAAGTGCACTCTCAAATGAACTTGTAGCACTCATTCTGTCTTTTCTGCAAATGAAAGATGTGATGAAAACATGCATATTGTGTAGCAGATGGAAATACATTTGGACTAAAGTCCCTATACTTGATTTCTCAGGCTTTCATGTTTCACATTCACTACTACCGTCTTTCAAATCATTTGTGTATAAGGCATTGTTGCTCAATGATGCACTGTTGCTCCGTCGCTTTTCCATGGATCACTTGGATGagtttgaggattttcatgttAATTCTTGGGTTTGGTCTGTAATGAGTCGAAATGTCGTAGAGATTAGTCTCAGTACCTCTGTGTTTAAACAGAAACGACTTGTCGAAGCTGTCTTTTCGAGCGAGACACTTCAAGTATTGAAGCTAAATGGGAGGTTTGTTCTCCCTTCGGTGATTCCATCAGTGCAAAATTTACCAAACCTTGAACTCCTGCACCTGATTGATGTCGCTTTCGAGCAAAATGATTCGTTACCAGCTCTCTTATCGGTATGCCCTCGTCTCAAACAAGTTTTACTTCGTCGCTGCTTGGGACCAAATGAGGTACACATTCAATCATCCAGCCTAAGGAAACTGGAAATCATTAGCCGTGCAGATGACAAGAAAGTTGTTCTTAATCTGCCAAAACTCGAATATATTTCTTTCACACAGGCTCGTTCATGCTGTGAAATTAAAGCTGTTGAGCCCTTATCTTGTCTGGTTGACGCTGTGTTAAATGGCCCATGGAACGGACATGGCCGTGGAATAATTGATCTTCTTCACCAATCTTCCAAATTAAAGACGTTGACATTGGCTCAATTAATGGTGAAC CATTCCCTGGAACATGGCGGAGCAAAATTGCCTGTGTTTATTAACCTGAGCTTGCTGGAG TGTACAGATGACTCATGGGAACCGGTGGTCTACTTTCTTACGCTCCCAGAAAACACGCCCAAGTGTTTGGCGCACTCCCTTCGATTTGTCGAGATTAATGATTTTTGTGGGTACGGAAGTCACCTGAAATTGGCTGAATATATATTGACATATGCCGAGGTATTGAAAGTCATGAAGATATATACAGCTAGGGAGGATTGGCATAAGGAAATGGATGGATTGATGAAGCTGTTTTCGGTTGACAGGGCTTCAACACACTGA